From the Perognathus longimembris pacificus isolate PPM17 chromosome 9, ASM2315922v1, whole genome shotgun sequence genome, one window contains:
- the Iyd gene encoding iodotyrosine deiodinase 1 isoform X1, whose amino-acid sequence MQGEPLQHQAPAMSLLTPVLVAVVCILIVWIYKAADGRLERKKEEAPTPPWVDEDLGDTTAPHNVEEDADEWPEEEEESVELIPYRHTRYPEEEMATRSREFYELLRQRRSVRCISEEQVPMEVIENAIKAAVGTAPSGAHTEPWTFVVVKDRVVKHKVREIIEEEEKINYMKRMGRRWVTDVKKLRTNWVKEYLDTAPVLILIFKQVHGFAANGRRKVHYYNEISVSIACGMLLSALQNAGLVTVTTTPLNCGPRLRVLLGRPTNEKLLVLLPVGYPSQEAMVPNLRRKALDQIMVTV is encoded by the exons ATGCAGGGCGAGCCCCTTCAGCACCAGGCCCCCGCCATGTCTCTCCTGACTCCGGTCTTGGTGGCTGTCGTGTGCATTTTGATTGTGTGGATCTATAAAGCTGCTGATGGACgcctggagagaaagaaggaggaggcccCAACTCCCCCGTGGGTGGATGAAGACCTAGGAGACACCACGGCTCCCCACAACGTGGAAGAAG ATGCTGATGAGtggccagaggaggaggaggaaagcgtCGAGCTCATCCCGTACCGCCACACTCGCTATCCAGAGGAGGAAATGGCCACCAGGTCTCGGGAGTTTTACGAACTCCTGCGTCAGCGACGGTCGGTGCGGTGTATCAGTGAGGAGCAAGTGCCCATGGAAGTCATCGAGAACGCCATCAAGGCAGCAG TAGGAACAGCACCGAGTGGGGCCCACACGGAGCCCTGGACCTTTGTGGTTGTGAAGGACCGAGTTGTGAAGCATAAGGTCCGGGAGATAAtcgaggaggaagagaaaattaaCTACATGAAAAGAATGGGACGCCGATGGGTCACCGATGTGAAGAAACTGAG AACGAACTGGGTTAAAGAATACTTGGATACTGCCCCTGTTCTGATTCTCATCTTCAAACAAGTGCATGGTTTTGCTGCGAATGGCAGGAGAAAGGTGCACTACTACAACGAGATCAGCGTTTCTATCGCCTGTGGCATGCTGCTTTCTGCACTGCAG AATGCAGGGCTCGTGACCGTCACTACCACACCCCTCAACTGTGGTCCTCGTCTGAGGGTGCTCCTGGGCCGCCCCACAAACGAAAAGCTGCTGGTGCTGCTCCCTGTGGGGTACCCCAGCCAAGAGGCCATGGTACCCAACCTCAGGAGGAAAGCGCTGGACCAGATCATGGTGACCGTGTAG
- the Iyd gene encoding iodotyrosine deiodinase 1 isoform X3: MLMSGQRRRRKASSSSRTATLAIQRRKWPPGLGSFTNSCVSDGTAPSGAHTEPWTFVVVKDRVVKHKVREIIEEEEKINYMKRMGRRWVTDVKKLRTNWVKEYLDTAPVLILIFKQVHGFAANGRRKVHYYNEISVSIACGMLLSALQNAGLVTVTTTPLNCGPRLRVLLGRPTNEKLLVLLPVGYPSQEAMVPNLRRKALDQIMVTV; the protein is encoded by the exons ATGCTGATGAGtggccagaggaggaggaggaaagcgtCGAGCTCATCCCGTACCGCCACACTCGCTATCCAGAGGAGGAAATGGCCACCAGGTCTCGGGAGTTTTACGAACTCCTGCGTCAGCGACG GAACAGCACCGAGTGGGGCCCACACGGAGCCCTGGACCTTTGTGGTTGTGAAGGACCGAGTTGTGAAGCATAAGGTCCGGGAGATAAtcgaggaggaagagaaaattaaCTACATGAAAAGAATGGGACGCCGATGGGTCACCGATGTGAAGAAACTGAG AACGAACTGGGTTAAAGAATACTTGGATACTGCCCCTGTTCTGATTCTCATCTTCAAACAAGTGCATGGTTTTGCTGCGAATGGCAGGAGAAAGGTGCACTACTACAACGAGATCAGCGTTTCTATCGCCTGTGGCATGCTGCTTTCTGCACTGCAG AATGCAGGGCTCGTGACCGTCACTACCACACCCCTCAACTGTGGTCCTCGTCTGAGGGTGCTCCTGGGCCGCCCCACAAACGAAAAGCTGCTGGTGCTGCTCCCTGTGGGGTACCCCAGCCAAGAGGCCATGGTACCCAACCTCAGGAGGAAAGCGCTGGACCAGATCATGGTGACCGTGTAG
- the Iyd gene encoding iodotyrosine deiodinase 1 isoform X2: protein MQGEPLQHQAPAMSLLTPVLVAVVCILIVWIYKAADGRLERKKEEAPTPPWVDEDLGDTTAPHNVEEDADEWPEEEEESVELIPYRHTRYPEEEMATRSREFYELLRQRRSVRCISEEQVPMEVIENAIKAAGTAPSGAHTEPWTFVVVKDRVVKHKVREIIEEEEKINYMKRMGRRWVTDVKKLRTNWVKEYLDTAPVLILIFKQVHGFAANGRRKVHYYNEISVSIACGMLLSALQNAGLVTVTTTPLNCGPRLRVLLGRPTNEKLLVLLPVGYPSQEAMVPNLRRKALDQIMVTV from the exons ATGCAGGGCGAGCCCCTTCAGCACCAGGCCCCCGCCATGTCTCTCCTGACTCCGGTCTTGGTGGCTGTCGTGTGCATTTTGATTGTGTGGATCTATAAAGCTGCTGATGGACgcctggagagaaagaaggaggaggcccCAACTCCCCCGTGGGTGGATGAAGACCTAGGAGACACCACGGCTCCCCACAACGTGGAAGAAG ATGCTGATGAGtggccagaggaggaggaggaaagcgtCGAGCTCATCCCGTACCGCCACACTCGCTATCCAGAGGAGGAAATGGCCACCAGGTCTCGGGAGTTTTACGAACTCCTGCGTCAGCGACGGTCGGTGCGGTGTATCAGTGAGGAGCAAGTGCCCATGGAAGTCATCGAGAACGCCATCAAGGCAGCAG GAACAGCACCGAGTGGGGCCCACACGGAGCCCTGGACCTTTGTGGTTGTGAAGGACCGAGTTGTGAAGCATAAGGTCCGGGAGATAAtcgaggaggaagagaaaattaaCTACATGAAAAGAATGGGACGCCGATGGGTCACCGATGTGAAGAAACTGAG AACGAACTGGGTTAAAGAATACTTGGATACTGCCCCTGTTCTGATTCTCATCTTCAAACAAGTGCATGGTTTTGCTGCGAATGGCAGGAGAAAGGTGCACTACTACAACGAGATCAGCGTTTCTATCGCCTGTGGCATGCTGCTTTCTGCACTGCAG AATGCAGGGCTCGTGACCGTCACTACCACACCCCTCAACTGTGGTCCTCGTCTGAGGGTGCTCCTGGGCCGCCCCACAAACGAAAAGCTGCTGGTGCTGCTCCCTGTGGGGTACCCCAGCCAAGAGGCCATGGTACCCAACCTCAGGAGGAAAGCGCTGGACCAGATCATGGTGACCGTGTAG